A single genomic interval of Musa acuminata AAA Group cultivar baxijiao chromosome BXJ3-4, Cavendish_Baxijiao_AAA, whole genome shotgun sequence harbors:
- the LOC135636595 gene encoding probable histidine kinase 3: MVWWWSFSEKPMNWFIDAQIMDQKTGYLSDECNSLLEWSKIFPARDWRTYLYNNYFESKKVRGIWWKKLLAWWVAAWFLGSLSIFWFMNSQAVDKRREMLASMCDERARMLQDQFNVSMNHLQALAILISTFHHAKEHSAIDQITFARYAERTAFERPLTSGVAYAVKVLHSEREQFEKQHGWRIRRMDPTEQTPAREEDADFDNQETSPVKDEYAPVIFAQDTYKHVISFDMLTGKEDRENILRARESGKGVLTAPFQLLKSKRLGVILTYAVYKSQLPSYATPAERIQAAIGYLGGIFDIEALVDKLLHQLACKHSIVVSVYDTTNPDAPISMYGSNMTGIGMYHNSTLHFGDPVRKHEMHCRFKQKSPLPWLAITTSFGTLVIALLVGYIIHATVNRIAKVEDDYRQMMELKKRAEAADVAKSQFLATVSHEIRTPMNGVLGMLQMLMDTDLDITQEDYVRTAQASGKALVSLINEVLDQAKIESGKLELEAVPFDLRAVLDDILSLFYGKAQEKGLELAVYVSDQVPEILIGDHGRIRQIITNLIGNSIKFTERGHIYLTVHLIEEMNSPDVVTEAHSTNTLSGFPVTDRRCSWESFKIFNQGLYATDPSLPSISSDLINLIISVEDTGLGIPLEAQSRVFTPFMQVRPSVSRIHGGTGIGLSISKCLVGLMKGEIGFVSKPQIGSTFTFTVVLTRAYAISNDYKSSEFHGMAALVVDHRPERAKVTNYHLNRLGIYAILEIDPNKVLPRLTSGTLTMNMVIIEKETWQNNASIWPSIISNLKGDQLDIPKVLLLAGPASSAKGMSVGSMEYISTIISKPLRASMLQLSLRRAMGCGDGEHAQDERLPRLSLNRLLNEKQILVVDDNIVNLRVAAGALKRYGAEVTCAESGKKAIKMLKPPHKFDACFMDIQMPEMDGFQATRRIREMEADVNNLIKHGKVPFECYRDVLHLHIPILAMTADVIHATHEECLRCGMDGYVSKPFEGEQLYREVARFLETSAKGNQ; encoded by the exons ATGGTATGGTGGTGGAGTTTTTCCGAGAAACCCATGAATTGGTTTATTGATGCGCAAATAATGGATCAGAAAACTGGTTATCTTAGTGATGAGTGCAATTCATTGCTGGAATGGTCAAAGATATTCCCGGCAAGGGATTGGAGGACTTACCTATACAACAACTATTTTGAATCAAAGAAGGTGAGGGGGATATGGTGGAAGAAGCTGCTGGCCTGGTGGGTAGCTGCATGGTTCCTGGGTTCCTTATCGATCTTCTGGTTTATGAACTCCCAAGCAGTGGATAAGAGGAGAGAGATGCTTGCAAGCATGTGCGATGAGCGTGCTAGGATGCTTCAGGACCAGTTCAATGTCAGCATGAACCATCTTCAGGCCTTAGCTATCTTGATTTCAACCTTTCACCATGCTAAAGAGCATTCTGCCATAGATCAG ATAACTTTTGCTAGATATGCTGAAAGGACTGCTTTTGAGAGGCCACTGACGAGTGGTGTGGCATATGCCGTGAAGGTGCTGCATTCAGAAAGAGAACAGTTTGAGAAGCAACATGGTTGGAGGATCAGGAGAATGGATCCAACAGAGCAGACACCCGCACGGGAAGAAGATGCAGATTTTGACAACCAGGAGACATCCCCTGTAAAAGATGAATATGCTCCTGTTATTTTTGCCCAGGACACCTATAAACATGTGATTTCATTCGATATGTTGACAGGGAAG GAAGATCGTGAAAACATCCTACGAGCTAGGGAATCTGGGAAAGGGGTTCTAACTGCTCCTTTTCAGCTATTAAAGTCAAAAAGGCTTGGGGTTATTCTGACATATGCAGTTTACAAGTCACAACTTCCTTCATATGCGACACCAGCTGAGCGTATCCAAGCAGCCATAGG GTACTTGGGTGGAATCTTCGACATAGAGGCTCTAGTGGATAAATTACTTCACCAACTTGCATGCAAGCACTCCATTGTGGTCAGTGTTTATGATACAACAAATCCTGATGCACCAATTAGTATGTATGGTTCAAACATGACTGGAATTGGCATGTACCATAATAGTACCCTTCATTTTGGCGATCCAGTAAGAAAGCATGAGATGCATTGCAG GTTTAAACAAAAGTCTCCGCTTCCATGGCTCGCAATAACAACTTCATTTGGAACTCTCGTTATTGCTTTACTAGTTGGATACATAATCCATGCTACTGTCAACCGCATTGCGAAAGTTGAAGATGATTATCGACAAATGATGGAACTTAAAAAGCGGGCTGAAGCAGCCGATGTTGCAAAGTCTCAG TTCTTGGCAACTGTTTCTCATGAAATAAGGACACCAATGAATGGAGTATTGG GTATGCTTCAAATGCTTATGGATACTGATCTGGACATAACACAAGAAGACTATGttagaaccgcccaagccagtggAAAAGCTTTGGTGTCACTTATAAACGAGGTTCTGGATCAGGCTAAGATTGAATCTGGTAAGCTTGAGCTTGAAGCTGTTCCATTTGACTTGCGGGCTGTGTTGGATGATATATTGTCACTTTTCTATGGAAAGGCTCAGGAGAAAGGACTAGAG TTGGCGGTATATGTCTCTGATCAAGTCCCTGAAATTCTCATTGGTGACCATGGAAGAATACGCCAAATCATCACAAACCTGATCGGAAATTCAATAAAA TTCACAGAGAGAGGTCATATTTACCTGACTGTCCATCTTATTGAAGAGATGAACTCACCTGATGTAGTTACAGAAGCTCATTCTACAAATACCTTAAGTGGCTTTCCAGTAACTGATAGAAGATGTAGCTGGGAAAGCTTTAAGATCTTCAATCAGGGACTTTATGCAACTGATCCATCTCTTCCGTCAATCTCTTCTGATCTTATAAATCTGATCATATCTGTTGAAGACACAGGGTTGGGGATTCCTTTAGAAGCCCAATCCCGTGTGTTCACTCCTTTCATGCAGGTGAGACCATCAGTTTCTCGCATTCATGGCGGAACTGGCATTGGCTTGAGTATTAGTAAGTGTTTAGTTGGTCTCATGAAGGGAgagatcggatttgtgagtaaacCTCAGATTGGTTCCACTTTTACCTTCACAGTTGTGCTCACAAGGGCATATGCTATTTCAAATGATTACAAATCATCAGAATTTCATGGGATGGCTGCATTGGTAGTTGATCATAGACCGGAACGTGCAAAGGTCACAAATTACCATCTCAACAGGCTGGGCATATATGCTATATTGGAAATTGACCCAAATAAAGTTCTTCCTAGATTAACAAGTGGGACATTGACAATGAATATGGTGATTATTGAAAAGGAAACATGGCAAAATAATGCTAGTATCTGGCCTTCTATTATCAGCAATTTAAAGGGTGATCAGTTAGATATTCCAAAAGTCCTCCTTTTAGCAGGTCCTGCAAGTTCTGCCAAAGGTATGTCTGTTGGTTCGATGGAATATATCTCAACTATAATCTCAAAGCCGCTCAGAGCAAGCATGCTTCAATTATCTTTAAGACGAGCTATGGGTTGTGGAGATGGGGAACATGCACAAGATGAAAGGCTTCCCCGGTTATCATTGAATCGCCTTCTTAATGAGAAGCAGATTCTGGTAGTTGACGACAATATTGTAAATCTTAGAGTAGCAGCTGGTGCTTTAAAAAGGTATGGAGCTGAAGTAACTTGTGCAGAGAGTGGGAAGAAGGCTATTAAAATGCTCAAGCCACCACACAAATTTGATGCTTGTTTTATGGATATTCAGATGCCTGAAATGGATGG ATTTCAAGCTACTAGGCGGATACGTGAGATGGAAGCTGATGTAAATAATCTAATAAAGCATGGGAAGGTGCCATTTGAGTGTTACCGGGATGTATTACACCTGCATATTCCTATACTGGCCATGACAGCAGATGTAATCCATGCAACACATGAGGAGTGCCTAAGGTGTGGAATGGATGGCTATGTTTCAAAACCATTTGAAGGGGAACAGCTGTACAGGGAAGTTGCTCGGTTTTTAGAAACATCTGCAAAAGGGAATCAATAG